The following are encoded in a window of Flavobacterium psychrotrophum genomic DNA:
- a CDS encoding aspartate aminotransferase family protein, which translates to MLNDFYKYQAQTSPHPLGIAISHAEGSYIYDVDNKPYLDFVAGVSATSLGHKHPRVNDAIIKQLNTYSHVMVYGEYAQHPATELCRLLAEHMPPQLNKTYLVNSGTEATEGALKLARRVTGRSQLISCHHAYHGNTMGSMSVMGHEERKQIFRPLIPDVNFITFNNEEDLQKITTKTAGIILETIQGGAGFIQPHNDFLKKVRQRCDEVGAIMILDEIQPGFGRTGKLFGFQNYDVVPDVVVMGKGMGGGMPVGAFTASADMMDLLSHDPKLGHITTFGGHPVIAAACLATLQEITETDIMAQALEKEKLFRQLLVHPLITAVRGEGLMLAAMTQSADITNEVILRCHKRGLILFWLLFEGKAIRITPPLTISEDEIKEGCGIIIEVMNEVLNEQQK; encoded by the coding sequence ATGCTAAACGATTTTTACAAATACCAGGCACAAACCTCTCCACACCCGCTGGGTATAGCCATAAGCCACGCCGAGGGCAGCTACATTTATGATGTTGACAACAAACCCTACCTCGACTTTGTAGCCGGGGTATCGGCTACCAGTCTTGGGCATAAACACCCCAGGGTTAATGATGCTATTATAAAACAGCTTAATACCTACAGCCATGTAATGGTATATGGAGAGTATGCGCAACATCCTGCTACAGAACTTTGCAGATTACTGGCAGAGCACATGCCACCGCAACTAAATAAAACCTATCTGGTAAACAGCGGCACTGAGGCTACCGAGGGCGCACTTAAACTCGCACGACGGGTAACTGGGCGTAGCCAGCTTATTTCGTGCCATCATGCTTATCATGGTAACACCATGGGCAGTATGAGTGTAATGGGGCACGAAGAGCGCAAGCAGATATTCCGCCCGCTTATACCCGATGTAAATTTTATTACGTTTAACAACGAAGAAGACCTGCAAAAGATAACCACAAAAACAGCCGGAATTATTCTTGAAACCATACAGGGAGGTGCCGGATTTATACAGCCACATAACGATTTTCTTAAAAAAGTGCGACAGCGTTGTGATGAAGTCGGTGCCATAATGATACTCGACGAAATACAGCCAGGCTTTGGCCGTACAGGTAAACTTTTTGGTTTCCAGAACTATGATGTGGTACCGGATGTAGTTGTTATGGGTAAAGGCATGGGTGGCGGTATGCCCGTGGGTGCTTTTACGGCATCTGCCGATATGATGGACCTCCTAAGCCACGACCCCAAACTTGGACATATAACAACCTTTGGGGGGCATCCTGTTATAGCAGCGGCCTGTCTTGCAACTTTGCAGGAAATAACAGAAACTGACATAATGGCGCAGGCGCTGGAAAAAGAAAAATTGTTCAGGCAATTACTCGTACACCCGCTTATTACGGCAGTGCGTGGTGAAGGCCTGATGCTTGCCGCCATGACCCAAAGCGCTGATATTACTAACGAAGTTATACTGCGCTGCCATAAACGCGGGTTGATATTATTCTGGTTGCTATTTGAAGGAAAAGCAATACGGATTACCCCTCCCCTGACAATTTCGGAAGATGAAATTAAAGAAGGTTGTGGCATCATTATTGAAGTTATGAATGAAGTGCTCAATGAGCAGCAAAAATAG
- a CDS encoding tetratricopeptide repeat protein — translation MNLSHEEEDRSLSLSKFESMLKTNKVFFFDSEEFEDIILHYLDSGKINLAKKALKLGLEQHPRSTGLKLVQVEILVFDDKLELAEKLLNELYAIEPTNEEIYIQKANIYSKRDQHEKAVEHLEIALKYTDDLADVYSLLGMEYLFMDNLEKAKENFIKCLEEDTEDHSALYNVVYCFDFLDQNLEAIVFLNEFIDKNPYSEVAWHQLGRQYYAIKEYEQSLRAFEYATLIDESFLGAFLEKAKTLEKLKRYEDAIDCYNTTMELDDPTSFALLRVGKCYERLGNREKALKFYLKTVHEDPLLDKAWIAITDFYIRLKNYQKALYYVNKAIGIDNENKLYWKRYATINNALNFYEEAEEGYRKAVEFGDYQLDTWLFWIDTLQQLGEFDTAIATLLQAAEYYDEEHEVEYRLAALYLRQQELDKGVFHLNNALRLNYRQHTLLEEYFPDVFLMDIVQDEMKKYRKK, via the coding sequence ATGAATTTGAGTCACGAGGAAGAAGATCGCAGTTTATCCTTATCAAAGTTCGAATCGATGTTGAAAACCAACAAAGTATTCTTCTTTGACTCTGAAGAGTTTGAAGATATTATACTTCATTATCTCGACAGCGGTAAAATTAATTTAGCTAAGAAGGCCTTAAAGCTCGGCCTGGAGCAACACCCCAGGTCAACAGGTTTAAAATTAGTACAGGTTGAAATTTTAGTTTTTGACGACAAGCTTGAGCTGGCAGAAAAATTGCTCAATGAACTCTATGCTATAGAGCCTACAAACGAAGAAATATATATACAAAAAGCCAATATTTACAGTAAGCGCGACCAGCATGAAAAAGCGGTAGAGCACTTAGAAATTGCCCTTAAATATACCGATGACCTTGCCGATGTGTATTCATTACTGGGTATGGAGTATCTGTTTATGGACAACCTTGAAAAGGCGAAAGAGAATTTTATAAAGTGTCTTGAAGAAGATACAGAGGACCATTCTGCGCTTTACAACGTAGTGTATTGTTTTGACTTTTTGGACCAGAACCTGGAAGCCATTGTTTTTTTAAACGAGTTTATAGACAAGAATCCGTATAGCGAAGTGGCATGGCATCAGCTTGGCCGCCAGTATTATGCCATTAAAGAGTATGAACAGTCGCTACGCGCATTTGAATATGCTACGCTTATAGATGAAAGTTTTTTGGGTGCATTTCTTGAAAAAGCAAAGACACTGGAAAAACTAAAGCGTTATGAAGACGCGATAGACTGTTATAATACTACTATGGAGCTTGATGACCCTACGTCTTTTGCGCTGCTTCGTGTAGGTAAATGTTATGAAAGGCTTGGAAATCGTGAGAAAGCGCTTAAGTTTTACCTTAAAACGGTGCATGAAGATCCGCTTTTAGACAAAGCCTGGATAGCAATAACAGATTTTTATATTCGCCTTAAGAATTACCAAAAGGCGCTATATTATGTAAATAAGGCTATAGGCATAGATAACGAAAATAAGTTGTACTGGAAGCGCTATGCTACCATAAACAACGCGCTTAACTTTTATGAGGAAGCCGAAGAAGGTTACCGAAAAGCTGTAGAGTTTGGCGATTACCAGCTTGATACCTGGTTGTTTTGGATTGATACATTACAACAGCTTGGAGAGTTTGATACTGCTATTGCAACACTTTTGCAGGCAGCCGAATATTATGACGAAGAGCATGAGGTAGAATATCGCCTTGCAGCACTGTACCTTAGACAGCAGGAACTTGATAAAGGTGTTTTTCACCTTAATAATGCTTTGAGGCTTAATTACAGACAACACACCTTGCTGGAAGAATATTTCCCAGATGTATTTTTAATGGACATCGTTCAGGACGAAATGAAAAAATACAGAAAAAAATAA
- a CDS encoding OstA-like protein, with translation MKKTLFLAILLQLLSLTMMAQTPPAQQSKKLLIDHADFINGDQTEIPGAVVLTGNVRLIHDGALITSNKAYYFESENYAKLFGEVAMNQGDTLFMNSRYAEYNGEKKFAFASGGVSMRSPDMKLVTDTVYFDRNIQQAYYRSGGTITSADNVLKSKSGRYFVAQKKYEFRSAVTLTNPQYVMKSNNLDYYTAGGHAYVFGPTTITGKDNFIYTEKGFYDTKKNVAKLLTNSYIKNGTQIIRGDSLYYDRKREFSSATNNVRITDTVNKFIGRGHYAEVYKAKDSLMLTRHAEVITLVEKDSLYLHAKKMIVTGPEGCRVVRGFSNARFFKTDMSGKCDSIHSDEEKGLTQLIRRPVVWNGQSQVTGDVIHLISNNTTQQLDSIKVLTNAFIVQVDTLWSKAHPDRARYNQVKGKNLYGKFRENKLYEIDLVGNTEKIYYMYNDDDELIGIDKGVSSKIHLELENNEIVSVTSMVSPRSESYPEKDFAENARKLKGFIWRGDEMILTKDDIFPEEEKKLHEDILRKTGKLKNIVDKPMEPLKETLNYDKDHPKPKPEVQPAAGTPAQTLPSSANKTPKTTQKAQGSARTKQLTPATTAKKAQ, from the coding sequence TTGAAAAAGACATTATTCCTGGCCATATTGCTACAGCTGTTATCATTAACCATGATGGCACAAACCCCGCCTGCGCAGCAAAGTAAGAAGCTACTTATAGATCATGCAGATTTTATTAATGGCGACCAGACTGAGATACCAGGTGCGGTAGTACTTACGGGGAATGTACGCCTTATACACGATGGCGCGTTAATCACCTCAAATAAAGCTTATTATTTTGAATCGGAGAACTATGCCAAGTTGTTTGGCGAAGTAGCCATGAACCAGGGCGATACCCTTTTTATGAACAGCCGTTATGCAGAATATAACGGAGAGAAAAAATTTGCATTTGCCAGCGGCGGTGTAAGTATGCGTTCGCCCGATATGAAACTGGTTACCGATACCGTATATTTTGACCGGAATATACAGCAGGCGTATTACCGTAGTGGCGGTACTATAACCAGTGCTGACAATGTACTTAAAAGTAAATCCGGACGCTACTTTGTGGCACAAAAAAAATATGAATTTCGTAGTGCGGTAACACTTACCAACCCCCAGTATGTAATGAAGTCTAATAACCTGGACTACTATACTGCCGGTGGCCATGCTTATGTTTTTGGCCCTACGACCATTACCGGAAAAGACAATTTTATATATACCGAAAAGGGATTTTACGATACCAAAAAGAATGTTGCCAAGCTGCTTACCAACTCCTACATAAAAAACGGCACCCAGATTATTAGGGGAGACAGTTTGTATTATGACCGAAAACGGGAATTCTCGTCGGCTACAAACAATGTCAGGATTACAGATACCGTTAATAAATTCATTGGCCGCGGACACTATGCCGAAGTCTACAAAGCCAAGGACTCACTAATGCTGACACGCCATGCAGAAGTAATAACACTGGTAGAAAAAGACTCATTATACCTGCATGCAAAAAAGATGATCGTTACCGGCCCAGAAGGCTGCCGCGTGGTGCGTGGCTTTAGCAACGCCCGTTTTTTTAAAACAGATATGAGCGGTAAGTGCGACTCTATACATTCTGACGAAGAAAAAGGATTAACGCAGCTCATACGCCGTCCCGTAGTATGGAACGGACAAAGCCAGGTAACAGGCGATGTTATTCATCTTATTTCAAACAATACTACCCAGCAGCTAGACAGCATAAAGGTACTTACAAATGCTTTCATTGTTCAGGTTGATACGCTATGGAGTAAAGCTCACCCGGACAGGGCGCGGTACAATCAGGTAAAAGGTAAAAACCTCTATGGTAAGTTCCGAGAAAATAAGCTTTATGAAATAGACCTTGTGGGTAACACAGAAAAGATATACTACATGTATAACGATGATGATGAACTTATAGGTATTGACAAGGGTGTAAGCAGTAAAATACATCTGGAGCTAGAAAACAACGAAATTGTATCTGTAACATCTATGGTGAGCCCACGGAGTGAAAGTTATCCGGAAAAGGACTTTGCCGAAAATGCCCGAAAGCTAAAAGGCTTTATATGGCGGGGCGATGAAATGATATTGACAAAAGATGATATCTTTCCTGAAGAGGAAAAGAAACTGCACGAAGACATACTACGAAAAACAGGAAAGCTTAAAAACATAGTAGACAAGCCTATGGAGCCGTTAAAGGAAACCCTTAATTATGACAAGGATCATCCTAAACCAAAGCCTGAAGTTCAGCCAGCAGCCGGTACACCTGCTCAAACACTGCCTTCTTCGGCAAATAAAACTCCAAAAACAACACAAAAGGCACAGGGCAGCGCCAGGACAAAACAGCTTACACCTGCTACTACAGCTAAAAAAGCTCAGTAG